The Paenibacillus sp. FSL R7-0204 genome includes a region encoding these proteins:
- the moaC gene encoding cyclic pyranopterin monophosphate synthase MoaC has translation MELTHFNEQGRARMVDVSDKEVTRRTAAARSQVHMAPETLSAIKAGTVRKGDVLAVAQVAGIMAAKQTASWIPMCHPLPLTGVDIRFMDNNKDELYIEATVSTTGKTGVEMEALTAVSAAALTVYDMCKALQKDMIIGPTMLVSKSGGKNGDYALEAE, from the coding sequence ATGGAATTAACTCATTTCAACGAGCAGGGCAGAGCCCGCATGGTGGATGTGAGCGACAAGGAAGTTACCAGGCGGACAGCGGCAGCCAGAAGCCAGGTGCATATGGCCCCGGAGACGCTGAGCGCCATTAAGGCGGGAACGGTCCGCAAGGGCGATGTGCTAGCGGTAGCTCAGGTTGCAGGAATCATGGCGGCGAAGCAGACCGCAAGCTGGATTCCCATGTGCCACCCGCTGCCGCTTACCGGAGTGGATATCCGCTTCATGGATAACAACAAAGATGAACTATATATAGAAGCAACCGTCAGCACTACCGGTAAGACCGGGGTGGAGATGGAGGCGCTCACTGCCGTATCGGCAGCGGCGCTGACCGTATATGATATGTGCAAGGCGCTGCAGAAGGACATGATTATCGGACCTACGATGCTGGTGTCCAAGAGCGGCGGCAAGAATGGGGATTACGCGCTGGAAGCAGAATAG
- a CDS encoding 5-formyltetrahydrofolate cyclo-ligase — MQDSSMQLAGRKRELRAANTALRDALPMEQRELLSARVCAHAWNWFSQKGAASLLAYAPMRSELDCRPLLTAAWAEGHEVLLPRVNRESGDLSLHQVSSWDELVPGTYGIMEPPAGSAALAGPLAQAGRGTSWPEVIFVPGLAFDRRGGRLGYGRGYYDRLHTALEAGVPGTAAKPMWIGLAYGFQLVPEVPLEEHDALMDLLITENGIWDCRKERATWN; from the coding sequence ATGCAGGACAGCAGCATGCAGCTTGCCGGGCGGAAGCGTGAGCTTCGCGCCGCGAATACCGCACTCCGCGATGCCTTGCCCATGGAGCAGCGGGAGCTGTTATCCGCCCGGGTATGCGCTCATGCCTGGAACTGGTTCTCGCAGAAAGGCGCAGCTTCACTGCTTGCTTATGCCCCGATGCGCTCCGAGCTGGACTGCCGTCCGCTTCTTACGGCTGCGTGGGCGGAAGGGCATGAGGTACTGCTTCCCCGCGTCAACCGGGAGAGCGGGGACTTAAGCCTTCACCAGGTAAGCTCCTGGGATGAGCTTGTCCCTGGAACCTACGGGATCATGGAGCCGCCGGCCGGGAGTGCTGCTCTTGCCGGACCCCTCGCGCAAGCAGGACGGGGAACCAGCTGGCCGGAGGTTATCTTCGTGCCCGGACTGGCCTTTGACCGGCGGGGCGGACGCCTCGGCTACGGACGAGGATATTATGACCGCCTGCACACCGCATTGGAGGCAGGAGTCCCCGGTACGGCTGCCAAGCCTATGTGGATTGGTCTGGCCTACGGCTTCCAGCTGGTACCGGAAGTACCGCTTGAGGAGCATGATGCCTTAATGGATCTGCTGATTACGGAGAACGGCATCTGGGATTGCCGGAAGGAGAGGGCTACATGGAATTAA
- a CDS encoding ABC-F family ATP-binding cassette domain-containing protein, whose amino-acid sequence MLLQATGITKSYGIQSVLDGINLMVNERERVGLVGVNGAGKSTFLQILAGEMSYDSGQIHKSKETTIGYLAQNSGLQSDNTIQEEMLAVFAPLLEAEAELRQLETDIADPALAEDPKRYEDLLERYARRSDWFKDHGGYEINTRIRSVLHGMGFGEFAPDTPISTLSGGQKTRLALARILLQAPDLLMLDEPTNHLDIETLTWLEDYLRGYAGGILVVSHDRYFLDRLVTTIVEIERHQSRRYTGNYSRYMELKAAEYEIRMKQYEKQQDEISRMEDFVQRNIVRASTTKRAQSRRKALDKMERIDKPLGDLKKASFSFEPDFMSGKEVLQVREVAVSFTPEAAPLFRNASFELRRGETAALIGPNGIGKSTLLQCMTGTREPSRGTVNWGTKVKIAYYDQEQTRLNPRNTVLEELWSEYPMLEEARIRTILGNFLFSGEDVLKKVAALSGGEKARVALSKLMLRGANMLILDEPTNHLDLVSREVLESALIDFEGTLLFISHDRYFLNKMAERVLELHPDGIDQYLGNYDDYIEKKLELKAIAEEEAELTAAKSSRSADNEAIAAEKGSSLSYEAEKQAKREERNRQRRISELEENIAKLEEAISGIEHEMTKPEVYQDYMALQEHESDLKDKKRELGDFFSEWEKLAEE is encoded by the coding sequence ATGCTTCTTCAAGCGACAGGAATAACGAAATCATATGGTATACAAAGCGTGCTGGACGGCATTAATCTCATGGTGAACGAGAGGGAGAGAGTCGGGCTGGTTGGCGTCAACGGAGCAGGCAAATCGACCTTTCTGCAGATTCTCGCAGGTGAGATGTCTTATGACAGCGGACAAATTCATAAGTCTAAAGAGACTACGATTGGCTATCTGGCCCAGAACAGCGGCCTGCAGTCGGATAACACCATACAGGAAGAGATGCTCGCGGTATTTGCGCCGCTGCTGGAGGCGGAAGCCGAACTGCGGCAGCTTGAGACGGATATTGCCGATCCCGCACTTGCCGAAGATCCGAAGCGTTACGAGGATCTGCTGGAGCGTTACGCCAGACGTTCTGACTGGTTTAAGGATCACGGCGGCTATGAGATCAATACGCGTATCCGCAGCGTGCTGCACGGGATGGGCTTCGGAGAGTTCGCACCGGATACTCCAATCTCCACCTTAAGCGGAGGCCAGAAGACGCGTCTGGCACTGGCCCGCATCCTGCTTCAAGCGCCCGATCTGCTCATGCTCGATGAGCCGACTAACCATCTGGACATCGAGACGCTCACCTGGCTGGAGGATTATCTGCGCGGCTATGCCGGAGGCATCCTGGTCGTATCCCATGACCGGTATTTCCTCGACCGCCTGGTGACGACCATTGTAGAGATCGAGCGGCACCAATCGCGCAGATACACAGGCAACTACAGCCGTTATATGGAGCTGAAGGCTGCGGAATATGAGATCCGTATGAAGCAGTATGAGAAGCAGCAGGACGAAATTTCGCGGATGGAGGATTTCGTGCAGCGCAACATTGTCCGGGCCTCCACCACCAAGCGGGCACAGAGCCGCCGCAAGGCGCTCGACAAGATGGAGCGTATCGACAAGCCGCTGGGCGACCTGAAGAAGGCCAGCTTCTCCTTCGAGCCTGATTTCATGTCCGGTAAGGAGGTGCTCCAGGTCCGGGAGGTCGCTGTGTCCTTCACTCCGGAGGCTGCACCGCTCTTCCGCAACGCCTCCTTCGAGCTGCGGCGCGGCGAGACAGCGGCACTGATCGGGCCTAACGGGATCGGGAAGTCCACACTGCTGCAATGTATGACCGGCACCCGCGAGCCTTCCCGCGGAACCGTGAACTGGGGAACCAAGGTGAAGATCGCCTACTATGATCAGGAGCAGACCCGGCTGAATCCGCGCAATACTGTGCTGGAGGAGCTGTGGAGCGAATATCCGATGCTCGAGGAGGCCAGAATCCGCACGATTCTCGGCAACTTCCTGTTCAGCGGAGAGGATGTACTTAAGAAGGTAGCTGCGCTGAGCGGCGGTGAGAAGGCCCGTGTGGCCCTGTCCAAGCTGATGCTGCGAGGAGCCAATATGCTAATTCTCGATGAGCCTACCAACCATCTGGATCTCGTGAGCCGCGAGGTGCTTGAATCGGCCCTGATCGATTTTGAAGGCACGTTGCTGTTCATTTCCCATGACCGTTATTTCCTCAACAAGATGGCTGAACGGGTCCTTGAGCTGCACCCGGACGGAATTGATCAGTATCTGGGCAATTATGACGACTATATTGAGAAAAAGCTTGAGCTCAAAGCGATTGCCGAAGAGGAAGCCGAGCTGACCGCCGCCAAGTCCTCCCGCAGTGCCGACAACGAAGCGATAGCGGCGGAAAAAGGCAGTTCCCTCTCCTATGAGGCGGAGAAGCAGGCCAAACGCGAGGAGCGGAACCGCCAGCGCCGCATCTCTGAACTGGAAGAGAATATCGCGAAGCTGGAGGAAGCCATCTCAGGAATCGAGCATGAAATGACTAAACCTGAGGTGTATCAGGATTATATGGCGCTTCAGGAGCATGAAAGTGATCTGAAGGACAAAAAACGCGAGCTGGGAGATTTTTTTAGCGAATGGGAGAAACTGGCTGAGGAATAA
- a CDS encoding 2-isopropylmalate synthase, with the protein MIIPVKKRIQIFDTTLRDGEQAPGASLTPEQKIILAGKLADLGVDVMEPGFPVSSPGDFAAVETISRNIQGVEICGFARAVKGDIDAAVRATRDAARRRIHLFISSSDIHLRHQLRMSRPEVVAVAREMTAYARQFCDVVEFTAMDAARTGIDDLIEMVEAVIEEGASIINLPDTVGYALPQEYGEMFRRVRLGARGGDKVIYSAHCHNDLGLAVANSLAAIEGGATQIEVTVNGVGERTGNCALEELVMALETRGDSIGAETGIVLDKLYDTSRMISGAMHFPIAFNKPVVGRNAFQHESGIHQDGLLKDRSTYEIMDPERLGIPRSMIILGKHSGRHALKDRAAKYGIALDSAELDALYESFKETADRQKAVSDDELLRMVSSTTGQQAQVYALGEVQVLAGSAPRRVAAVTVRHLQSGAETTQTSTGDGPLEAIIAAIGQGIAEDIRFDGLELHSLGSGGNAQAEAAVMVEWKDTKFRGTAIHHDIVMAAGIAYIAACNAALLSESEVPSPGKAVNS; encoded by the coding sequence ATGATTATTCCGGTAAAGAAACGAATTCAGATTTTTGACACAACGCTGCGTGACGGGGAGCAGGCCCCGGGAGCCAGTCTTACCCCTGAGCAAAAGATTATTCTGGCCGGCAAGCTGGCGGACCTGGGAGTGGATGTCATGGAGCCGGGATTCCCTGTATCCAGTCCGGGGGATTTCGCTGCGGTGGAGACGATCTCCCGCAACATTCAGGGCGTGGAGATCTGCGGCTTCGCACGTGCAGTCAAGGGGGATATCGATGCTGCTGTACGGGCCACCCGGGATGCCGCGCGGCGGCGGATTCATCTGTTCATCTCCTCCTCCGACATCCATCTGCGCCATCAGCTGCGCATGAGCCGCCCTGAGGTTGTAGCGGTTGCCAGAGAGATGACGGCTTATGCCCGCCAGTTCTGCGATGTGGTAGAGTTCACTGCAATGGACGCTGCGCGGACGGGCATCGACGATCTGATTGAGATGGTCGAGGCGGTAATTGAAGAGGGTGCTTCGATTATTAATCTGCCGGATACGGTAGGTTATGCGCTGCCGCAGGAATACGGGGAGATGTTCCGGCGTGTGCGGCTTGGCGCCAGGGGCGGAGACAAGGTCATCTACAGCGCCCACTGCCACAACGATCTGGGTCTCGCCGTAGCGAACAGCCTGGCGGCCATTGAAGGCGGCGCCACACAGATTGAGGTTACGGTCAACGGAGTGGGCGAGCGGACCGGCAATTGTGCGCTGGAGGAACTGGTCATGGCGCTGGAGACACGCGGAGACTCTATCGGCGCCGAGACTGGAATCGTGCTGGATAAGCTGTATGACACCTCACGGATGATCAGCGGGGCGATGCATTTCCCGATTGCCTTCAATAAGCCGGTGGTCGGGCGCAATGCCTTCCAGCATGAATCCGGCATCCATCAGGACGGTCTGCTGAAGGACCGCAGCACCTACGAGATTATGGACCCGGAGCGGCTGGGCATCCCGCGCAGCATGATAATCCTCGGTAAGCATTCCGGCCGGCATGCGCTGAAGGACCGCGCCGCGAAGTACGGCATTGCCCTGGATTCGGCGGAGCTGGACGCGCTCTACGAATCCTTCAAGGAGACGGCTGACCGCCAGAAGGCCGTCAGTGATGATGAGCTGCTGCGGATGGTCAGCAGCACCACAGGACAGCAGGCGCAGGTCTATGCGCTCGGCGAGGTCCAGGTCCTGGCCGGCAGCGCGCCGCGCCGCGTGGCCGCAGTGACGGTGCGCCATCTGCAGAGCGGCGCAGAGACGACCCAGACCAGCACCGGAGACGGTCCGCTGGAAGCAATCATTGCCGCCATCGGGCAAGGGATTGCCGAGGATATCCGCTTCGACGGGCTGGAGCTGCATTCCCTCGGCAGCGGCGGGAATGCCCAGGCCGAGGCTGCCGTCATGGTGGAGTGGAAGGACACCAAGTTCCGGGGCACGGCCATCCATCACGATATCGTGATGGCCGCAGGCATTGCTTACATCGCCGCTTGTAATGCAGCGCTGCTGTCGGAATCAGAGGTGCCCTCTCCTGGCAAGGCGGTGAACAGCTAG
- the tsaD gene encoding tRNA (adenosine(37)-N6)-threonylcarbamoyltransferase complex transferase subunit TsaD has product MKTDTGAREPVLILAIETSCDETSVAVVKDGCEVLSNIISSQIETHRAFGGVVPEVASRKHVEVITLVIEEALSVAGVRPQELTAVAVTQGPGLVGALLVGVVAAKSLALAWGKPLIGTHHIAGHIYANRLVKELKYPNMTLVVSGGHTELVHMEREGSFRIIGRTRDDAVGEAYDKVARALGFPYPGGPHVDKLAHEAEEAFALPRVWLEPGSYDFSFSGLKSAVLNAVNQSKMKGLVPDVAAIARGFQESVVEVLVEKAIRAVREYHAKQLLLCGGVAANKGLREALIRRCGTEGIELVIPPPVYCTDNAAMIGAAAYVKWRHEGGIPLDMVADPGYSLEKWSVSAY; this is encoded by the coding sequence ATGAAGACAGACACGGGCGCAAGGGAGCCTGTATTGATTCTGGCGATTGAAACCAGCTGTGACGAGACCTCTGTAGCTGTAGTGAAGGATGGCTGTGAGGTGTTGTCCAATATTATTTCCAGCCAGATTGAGACCCACCGGGCATTCGGGGGAGTGGTGCCTGAAGTGGCCTCCCGCAAGCATGTCGAGGTGATAACGCTGGTCATTGAAGAAGCCTTAAGCGTTGCCGGCGTACGTCCACAGGAGCTGACGGCAGTGGCGGTAACGCAGGGTCCGGGGCTGGTGGGGGCCCTGCTGGTGGGAGTCGTGGCTGCCAAAAGCCTGGCGCTGGCCTGGGGCAAGCCGCTCATCGGCACGCATCATATTGCCGGTCATATCTATGCTAACCGGCTGGTTAAGGAATTGAAATATCCCAACATGACGCTGGTGGTGTCAGGGGGGCATACAGAGCTGGTGCATATGGAGCGGGAAGGAAGCTTCCGGATCATCGGGCGCACCCGTGACGATGCCGTCGGCGAGGCGTACGACAAAGTGGCGCGGGCCCTGGGCTTCCCTTATCCGGGAGGGCCGCATGTAGACAAGCTGGCGCATGAAGCGGAGGAAGCCTTCGCTCTGCCGCGTGTGTGGCTGGAGCCGGGCTCGTATGACTTCAGCTTCAGCGGCCTGAAGTCTGCGGTGCTGAATGCGGTGAATCAGAGCAAGATGAAGGGGCTTGTGCCGGATGTCGCGGCTATTGCGCGCGGCTTCCAGGAATCTGTGGTTGAAGTGCTGGTCGAGAAGGCGATCCGGGCTGTACGTGAATACCACGCGAAGCAGCTTCTGCTCTGCGGAGGGGTAGCGGCGAACAAGGGGCTGCGCGAAGCCCTGATCCGGCGCTGCGGGACAGAGGGGATTGAGCTGGTTATCCCTCCTCCCGTGTATTGCACGGATAATGCGGCGATGATCGGTGCCGCAGCTTATGTGAAATGGAGACATGAAGGCGGGATTCCACTGGACATGGTCGCCGATCCCGGTTATTCGCTGGAAAAGTGGTCGGTATCTGCCTATTGA
- the rimI gene encoding ribosomal protein S18-alanine N-acetyltransferase, with translation MIEPERRPAQGAELVFRLMRLEDVPEILVIEREAFTMPWTEEAFRNELTHNHFAKYMVMELAGHIIGYAGMWAIVDEAHVTNIALLEAYRGRKWGERLLDELMKTAAYLGMKSITLEVRVSNEVAQNLYRKKGFKPAGTRKGYYSDNREDALIMWADLPEYGEQAVTEGSVDLK, from the coding sequence ATGATCGAACCGGAACGTAGACCAGCTCAGGGGGCTGAGCTTGTTTTTCGCCTGATGCGGCTGGAGGATGTGCCTGAGATTCTTGTGATTGAACGTGAGGCCTTCACCATGCCCTGGACAGAGGAGGCCTTCCGCAACGAGCTGACCCACAATCATTTTGCTAAATATATGGTAATGGAGCTGGCAGGGCATATTATCGGCTACGCGGGAATGTGGGCGATTGTCGATGAGGCGCATGTCACGAATATTGCACTGCTGGAGGCCTACCGGGGGCGTAAATGGGGAGAGCGGCTGCTGGACGAGCTGATGAAGACAGCGGCTTATCTCGGCATGAAGTCGATCACACTTGAAGTACGGGTCTCCAATGAGGTGGCTCAGAATTTATACCGCAAAAAAGGCTTTAAGCCTGCCGGTACCCGCAAGGGCTATTATTCGGACAACCGCGAGGATGCGCTCATCATGTGGGCCGATCTGCCGGAGTACGGGGAGCAAGCTGTAACGGAAGGAAGCGTGGACTTGAAATGA
- the tsaB gene encoding tRNA (adenosine(37)-N6)-threonylcarbamoyltransferase complex dimerization subunit type 1 TsaB: MTNSNNEPRKRFLALDTSTAVLGVAVTGGGELLHEINASGERNHSVHLLPIIEQALQASATTADTIGGISVGIGPGSYTGTRIAVTAAKTLAWAWNVPVTGVSSLHALAWGGYHAASALGTAGTDWIIPLIDARRGQAYTAVFAAEKDKPPRRLAPDAIRLMADWVQELAVRLKEAAAEGNRPDTLWFVGETALHGSTDMLAPLMEAANVQAVPYELEGRWTGFLAEAGLYEESGDLHTLIPNYTQLSEAEANLRRSSEGSLNTR, from the coding sequence ATGACGAACTCGAATAATGAGCCGCGCAAGCGGTTTTTGGCGCTGGATACATCAACGGCAGTTCTGGGAGTGGCCGTTACCGGCGGCGGGGAGCTGCTGCATGAGATAAATGCTTCCGGGGAGCGTAACCATTCGGTTCATCTGCTGCCTATTATTGAGCAGGCGCTTCAGGCATCTGCCACTACGGCCGATACAATCGGCGGAATTTCGGTCGGTATCGGCCCGGGCTCCTATACCGGAACACGGATCGCCGTGACCGCAGCCAAGACGCTGGCCTGGGCTTGGAACGTTCCGGTTACCGGCGTATCCAGCCTACATGCGCTGGCCTGGGGCGGATACCATGCGGCTTCTGCGCTTGGCACGGCAGGGACAGACTGGATTATTCCGCTGATCGATGCCCGGCGGGGACAGGCGTACACCGCTGTATTCGCAGCGGAAAAGGACAAGCCGCCCCGGCGGCTGGCGCCGGATGCGATCCGGCTGATGGCCGACTGGGTGCAGGAGCTGGCGGTACGGCTGAAGGAAGCCGCAGCTGAGGGCAATCGGCCGGACACACTGTGGTTCGTAGGCGAGACCGCGCTGCACGGAAGTACGGATATGCTGGCTCCGCTGATGGAAGCCGCCAACGTTCAGGCAGTGCCTTATGAGCTGGAAGGACGCTGGACTGGATTTCTGGCGGAAGCGGGTCTCTACGAAGAGAGCGGAGATTTGCATACGCTGATTCCCAATTATACGCAGCTGTCGGAGGCGGAGGCGAATTTGCGCCGCAGCAGCGAAGGGAGCCTGAATACACGATGA
- the tsaE gene encoding tRNA (adenosine(37)-N6)-threonylcarbamoyltransferase complex ATPase subunit type 1 TsaE, which produces MDNNTQTVFTYRSFSLQDTEALAAAIAAASSAGMVIGLDGDLGAGKTAFSQCYARHLGVEGIVNSPTFTIIKEYEGRLPLYHMDVYRISLQEADELGLEEYFYGHGVSLVEWSRIITDLMPPRYLHIELKTAGPDEREITVTGIGESYGEVCRMLIQKWGKET; this is translated from the coding sequence TTGGACAATAATACACAAACGGTGTTTACATACCGTTCATTCAGCCTTCAGGATACGGAGGCACTTGCCGCCGCTATCGCTGCCGCGTCATCAGCGGGGATGGTTATCGGACTTGACGGGGATCTAGGAGCGGGCAAAACGGCGTTCTCGCAGTGCTATGCGCGCCATTTAGGTGTGGAGGGCATTGTGAATAGTCCTACTTTTACCATTATCAAAGAGTATGAGGGACGTCTGCCGCTGTATCATATGGATGTATACCGGATATCGCTGCAGGAAGCGGACGAGCTGGGACTGGAAGAATATTTCTATGGCCATGGGGTGAGTCTGGTGGAGTGGAGCCGAATCATCACTGATCTGATGCCGCCACGGTATCTCCATATAGAGCTGAAGACCGCCGGCCCGGATGAACGGGAGATAACGGTGACCGGAATCGGAGAGTCTTACGGCGAAGTGTGCCGGATGCTGATCCAGAAGTGGGGTAAAGAAACATGA
- a CDS encoding DMT family transporter produces the protein MRPILLGVCSALFFAVTFVLNRRMELAGGSWAWSASLRYLFTLPLLLAIVAGRGRLKPLLAAMRERPGAWLLWGTVGFGLFYAPICFAAAYAPGWLTAGTWQITIISGSLLAPFFGEWVSGPGGRVYIRGKIPLRGLLLSLIILAGVALLQVEQARQLAPSQVLLGIVPVLIASFAYPLGNRKMMELCGGQLDVFQRILGMTLASLPFWLAVALYGMADTGLPSSSQVVQSVIVALSSGIVATVLFFRATDLVRDSMSSLAAVEATQSLEVLFALLGEMLLLASPMPSFLSWAGVAVIIGGMVLHSLFSRHPGEPAAAQAASTD, from the coding sequence GTGCGTCCGATATTGCTGGGTGTGTGCTCGGCGCTGTTTTTTGCGGTGACGTTTGTGCTGAACCGGAGGATGGAGCTTGCGGGAGGAAGCTGGGCGTGGAGCGCCTCGCTGCGGTACTTGTTCACGCTCCCGCTGCTGCTGGCGATTGTGGCCGGAAGAGGGAGGCTGAAGCCGCTGCTGGCTGCGATGAGAGAACGGCCTGGAGCCTGGCTGCTGTGGGGAACTGTCGGGTTCGGCTTGTTCTACGCGCCCATCTGCTTCGCCGCTGCCTATGCACCGGGCTGGCTGACAGCAGGAACGTGGCAGATCACAATTATCTCCGGTTCGCTGCTGGCTCCGTTCTTCGGAGAATGGGTCAGCGGACCGGGAGGACGAGTATACATAAGAGGTAAAATCCCGCTGCGCGGGCTGCTCCTCTCCCTGATTATTCTCGCCGGAGTAGCGCTGCTGCAAGTGGAGCAGGCGCGGCAGCTTGCCCCATCCCAGGTCCTGCTGGGCATTGTCCCGGTCCTTATCGCTTCTTTCGCTTATCCGCTCGGAAACCGTAAGATGATGGAGCTGTGCGGCGGCCAGCTGGATGTATTCCAGCGGATTCTTGGCATGACGCTCGCCAGCCTGCCCTTCTGGCTGGCTGTCGCTCTGTATGGTATGGCAGATACAGGCCTGCCCTCCTCCTCCCAGGTAGTACAATCCGTCATTGTTGCACTCAGTTCGGGAATTGTGGCTACGGTGCTGTTTTTCCGGGCTACCGATCTGGTCCGGGATAGCATGAGCAGTCTGGCAGCCGTGGAAGCGACCCAGTCACTGGAGGTGCTGTTCGCCTTGCTGGGGGAGATGCTCCTGCTGGCCTCGCCGATGCCTTCCTTCCTGTCATGGGCAGGAGTTGCGGTCATTATTGGCGGAATGGTGCTGCATAGCCTGTTCTCCCGGCATCCGGGGGAGCCTGCGGCGGCTCAAGCGGCCTCGACGGACTAA
- a CDS encoding H-type small acid-soluble spore protein → MDITRAKDIYASKDKIAVHLDGEPVWIEHVDSDNGMATVQVGSRPTNTQTVGVERLEEQGK, encoded by the coding sequence ATGGACATAACACGTGCGAAGGATATTTACGCTTCCAAGGATAAAATCGCGGTGCATCTCGATGGTGAGCCGGTTTGGATTGAGCATGTAGATTCGGATAACGGTATGGCAACGGTTCAGGTAGGCTCCCGGCCGACGAATACACAGACTGTTGGTGTTGAGCGGCTGGAGGAGCAGGGGAAGTAG
- the ku gene encoding non-homologous end joining protein Ku has translation MHTVWKGAISFGLVHVPVKMFSATEDKDISLRYIHKECGSPLSYIRKCPVCDKEVNWEEIGKGYEYEKGKFVLFDKEELDQLSEESSKSITILDFVDLTEIDPIYFQKTYYLSPDQAGANAYRLLMEAMRQTGKIGIAKISIRSKSSLAAIRVLADCLAIETIYYPDEVRPVSQVPGLPEPGSVNDKELDMAKLLISQLSTPFEPAKYTDDYRQRMLDLITHKIAGEEFHIAPARQENNVIDLMAALQASIEAVQHIPSDPGPAKGGSGAKPRTAPAGAKKRPAKATAAATSTGATAAPVVDEATGPIPVIAPKPKRRSSKSKVTGA, from the coding sequence ATGCATACCGTTTGGAAAGGAGCCATCAGCTTCGGGCTTGTGCATGTTCCGGTCAAGATGTTCTCCGCTACGGAGGATAAAGACATCTCGCTGCGCTACATCCACAAAGAATGCGGCAGTCCGCTGTCTTATATACGTAAATGTCCTGTCTGTGACAAGGAGGTCAACTGGGAGGAGATCGGCAAGGGGTACGAATATGAGAAGGGCAAATTTGTCCTGTTCGACAAGGAGGAGCTGGACCAGCTAAGCGAGGAGAGCAGCAAGAGTATCACCATATTGGATTTCGTGGATTTGACGGAGATTGACCCGATTTATTTCCAGAAGACCTACTATTTATCGCCCGATCAGGCAGGCGCCAATGCTTACCGTCTGCTGATGGAGGCTATGCGTCAGACCGGGAAGATCGGTATTGCCAAGATCTCCATCCGCTCCAAAAGCAGTCTGGCCGCCATCCGCGTCCTGGCGGACTGCTTGGCGATTGAGACGATCTATTACCCGGACGAGGTCCGTCCGGTATCGCAGGTTCCCGGCCTGCCGGAGCCGGGCAGCGTGAACGACAAGGAGCTGGATATGGCGAAGCTGCTGATCTCACAGCTGTCCACTCCGTTCGAGCCTGCCAAATATACGGATGATTACCGCCAGCGGATGCTTGATCTGATTACGCACAAAATCGCAGGCGAAGAGTTCCATATTGCTCCGGCCCGCCAGGAGAACAATGTCATCGATCTGATGGCTGCCCTGCAGGCCAGTATCGAGGCTGTGCAGCATATTCCTTCCGATCCCGGACCGGCTAAGGGAGGCAGCGGGGCTAAGCCAAGGACTGCTCCTGCCGGTGCGAAGAAACGTCCGGCCAAGGCCACTGCCGCTGCGACTTCAACCGGTGCAACCGCCGCTCCGGTTGTAGATGAAGCCACCGGACCGATTCCGGTGATTGCCCCGAAGCCGAAGCGCAGAAGCTCTAAGAGCAAGGTCACCGGTGCCTAG